CCCGGTCAATAAAACGATCGCCATCCTTAAGAAAGGAAAACACGAGGAAAAGCATGATCAGAAAATGAGCAACAAGGCTTGCCATGTTTGCAGCCAGCCAGGTCCCGGAGGTGAGCATTGCCTGCCCGAAACTTCTTGAGACTTCAAGAATCCGGGCCTGAATATCGCTCGAATTGATTTCAATAAAGGGAAATTTCTGCTCCATCCAATGCAGATATGTGTTGTAATGCTCTGAATTAAAAAATTTAGAAAAATCCGTAGTGCGCAACCATTCGTTAATGGCTGTGACTGAATCCACCCCCTGTCCGATCAAACCGAAAAAGAAAACAACTGCCGGAATAATAATAGCGAAAACAATTATAAGCACGGTCAGAAATGCCCCGACTGCGGGCCGCCCGCCGACGCGGCAGCATATTTTCCTGTTCAGAGGATAAAAAATACCACTGAGGACTACTGAAATAATAATCGTGTTTAAAAACGGCTGAATAACGGAATACCCCAGCGCGATTGCCGAAATAAGCAGCAGGATAAGAAAAAAAGTGTAGATCGCAGGAGATTTTATTATTTTTTCATCAGGGGGAGTCATGCTCAAATCCTTGAATTATGATTAGCTACGCAGAGAGACGCCCATACTTCCAGATAAAAAAAACAAGCACAATTAAAATCAGGAGCTTTTGAAAAGATAATCGGACATTACCGTCAAAGCATTGTCCGCTTCGCTCTTCATGCTTGAAATCAAATTTTCCACCGAAGAAAGGTTTTCATATTGCAGATGTTTATCAATTTCCTGTGTCAAAGCTGAAAGCTTATGGGCTCCCACATCAAGGGACAAGCCACGCAGAAGAGCGAGCTCGCTCCTGACTTTATCCATATCATCGTTAGTAACAGCTTCATCTACTCTGGTCAGGTGCATGGGCACCAATCGCATGAAATGACTGTATATTTCCTGAACAAGCTTATCATTCCCGTCAAGACGGACGATGGTCCCCTTCAAATCAAGACTGGAAGAACTATCAAAATTATCCTGCGGCTGAACCTCAACAGGGCTACTTCCCTTTTCACCCTTCACAACAGAAAGCATCGCCTCCATCAGCCCGGCAGAATTGAAAGGCTTGGAGATATAACCGTTCATGCCGACCTCAAGGCAACGCTCCCGGTCCCCTTTCATTGCGTGAGCTGTGAGTGCCAGAATAGGAATCTGTGAATCTACATTCTCAATATATCCTGCACGGATAAGCCGGGTTGCCTCCAGACCGTCCATAATCGGCATCTGAATATCCATAATAACCAGATCAAAAGGTTTGCTGGCCAGAAGGCTAATTGCCTCCCTTCCGTTTTCCACCATTTCCAGTTCACAGTTAGCGTCTTCCAGAAAAGCAGAAACAACCCTGCGGGTTATAATATTATCATCAGCAAGCATAACTCTTTTAAACTGAGAAAAATCAAAAACTTCAGGAACCTCGGACTGCTTTTCTTCAACACGCTCATCTACACGCTTGAAAACAGCAGTGAAATAAAAACAACTGCCCTGCGACGGCTGTGTATCCACCCAGATCGCACCTTGCAGCATATTGACCAGATGATGAGTAATAGCCAGCCCCAGCCCGATCCCGCCGTGTTTGCGGGTCAT
This genomic window from Desulfovibrio sp. JC010 contains:
- a CDS encoding AI-2E family transporter yields the protein MTPPDEKIIKSPAIYTFFLILLLISAIALGYSVIQPFLNTIIISVVLSGIFYPLNRKICCRVGGRPAVGAFLTVLIIVFAIIIPAVVFFFGLIGQGVDSVTAINEWLRTTDFSKFFNSEHYNTYLHWMEQKFPFIEINSSDIQARILEVSRSFGQAMLTSGTWLAANMASLVAHFLIMLFLVFSFLKDGDRFIDRVRYLSPLRAEQEDFIIESLRKVSKSVLFGSLFIAFLQGIVGGIGLAIAGIPALFWGTMMSFASLIPVLGTGLIWLPATIYLLIVGKLKTAVFLLLWCGVLVTGIDTVLRPMIVREASRVSTIYVFLAILGGINAFGPLGILYGPLILSFLMVMLHIYGVEFQDVLNHKK